A DNA window from Gammaproteobacteria bacterium contains the following coding sequences:
- the spoT gene encoding bifunctional GTP diphosphokinase/guanosine-3',5'-bis pyrophosphate 3'-pyrophosphohydrolase — translation MRLFKKLRRKLNYLSEKQIEEIYHAYLTAAMAHEGQKRFTGDPYITHPVSVACILADIKMDKQSIMAALLHDVIEDTEIDKATLAEEFGQQVAELVDGVSKLTQIEFRSRAEAQAENFRKMVLAMAKDIRVIIVKLADRLHNMRTLEPLRATKRRRIAQETLDIFAPIANRLGMHSFYVELEELGFEALYPHRHAVLKEAVRKARGNRKEILSVIFESLKNEIGIHHLPYCEVIGREKHLYSIYKKMRNKHLSFNEIMDVYAFRIIVDSIDNSYRVLGVVHGLYKPLTERFKDYIAIPKANYYQSLHTTLFGPYGVPIEIQIRTQEMDEMANFGIAAHWLYKTGEKYFSNTQARAQKWVKNLLEMQQSTGSSLEFIENVKVDLFPDEVYVFTPHGDIMELPNGSTPVDYAYTVHTDIGNSCVAAKIDRQLAPLSTLLSNGQTVEIITSHNARPNPAWIDFVVTGKARSSIRHFLKIQQRVESMALGKQLLNKALAGMSLSIKKIPNEIWMTFLNETALTSVDDLLEELGLGNRVPLLVAHRLAGSISNHTEGSTFTEALPAKPLFIKGTEGMVMNFATCCLPIPGDPIVGLFQAGKGIIVHTEQCKRIANLRSQPEKCMLVRWSAEIKSEFPVIVEVEVHNKRGSLAAMAMSISDAEANIDDIRITERDGHHYLVTFKLMVQNRVHLAHVIRLLRKVKQVVHIRRGKSP, via the coding sequence TGCGGCTTTTTAAAAAATTACGTCGCAAGTTAAATTATCTCTCTGAGAAGCAAATCGAAGAGATTTATCACGCCTATCTAACAGCAGCAATGGCGCATGAAGGCCAGAAACGTTTTACTGGCGATCCCTATATCACCCATCCGGTCTCTGTGGCTTGTATATTAGCCGATATTAAAATGGATAAACAAAGCATTATGGCTGCTTTGTTACATGATGTTATCGAAGATACAGAAATCGACAAAGCAACTTTGGCTGAAGAATTTGGTCAGCAAGTCGCTGAATTAGTAGATGGAGTGAGTAAGCTTACTCAAATTGAATTTAGAAGTCGGGCAGAAGCCCAAGCTGAGAATTTTCGTAAGATGGTCCTAGCGATGGCAAAAGACATCCGTGTCATCATCGTTAAACTGGCCGATCGTCTCCATAATATGCGTACCTTAGAACCTTTACGGGCTACTAAAAGAAGACGTATTGCTCAAGAGACACTGGATATTTTTGCTCCCATTGCAAATCGTTTGGGTATGCATAGCTTTTATGTGGAACTCGAAGAGCTCGGTTTTGAGGCCTTATACCCCCACCGGCATGCGGTTTTAAAAGAAGCAGTACGAAAAGCCCGCGGGAATCGTAAAGAAATTTTAAGCGTTATTTTCGAATCGCTTAAAAACGAAATAGGCATACATCATCTTCCCTATTGTGAAGTCATCGGCCGGGAAAAACATCTCTACAGCATTTATAAAAAAATGCGCAATAAACATCTTTCTTTCAATGAGATTATGGATGTATATGCCTTTCGTATCATTGTCGATAGTATTGATAATAGTTACAGAGTGTTGGGTGTCGTCCACGGTCTTTATAAGCCTTTAACAGAACGCTTTAAGGATTATATTGCTATTCCCAAAGCAAATTATTATCAATCTCTTCATACTACTTTATTTGGACCCTATGGTGTGCCAATTGAAATTCAAATACGCACACAAGAAATGGATGAGATGGCTAATTTTGGTATTGCTGCGCATTGGCTATATAAAACGGGCGAAAAATATTTCAGTAATACGCAGGCAAGAGCGCAGAAATGGGTTAAAAACCTTCTTGAAATGCAACAAAGCACAGGTTCCTCTTTAGAATTTATTGAAAATGTAAAAGTGGATCTATTCCCGGATGAAGTTTACGTTTTTACTCCACACGGCGATATCATGGAGCTTCCTAACGGATCCACCCCCGTGGATTATGCCTATACAGTGCATACTGACATTGGAAATTCCTGTGTTGCAGCCAAAATTGATCGCCAATTAGCGCCTCTTTCAACGCTTCTTTCCAATGGTCAAACGGTAGAAATCATCACCTCACATAATGCTAGGCCCAATCCAGCCTGGATAGATTTTGTCGTAACGGGAAAAGCCAGAAGTAGTATTAGACATTTTTTGAAAATTCAACAACGCGTTGAATCTATGGCCCTTGGAAAGCAGTTATTAAATAAAGCGTTGGCAGGGATGTCATTATCCATCAAAAAAATACCAAACGAAATTTGGATGACTTTCTTAAACGAAACCGCATTAACTTCTGTAGATGATTTACTAGAAGAATTGGGATTAGGCAATCGTGTTCCCTTGCTGGTAGCACATCGATTAGCGGGATCTATTTCTAATCATACCGAAGGTAGTACGTTTACTGAGGCACTGCCGGCTAAGCCTTTATTTATTAAGGGAACGGAAGGCATGGTTATGAACTTTGCAACCTGTTGTCTTCCAATACCCGGCGATCCTATCGTCGGTTTATTCCAGGCGGGTAAAGGAATTATTGTCCATACAGAACAATGTAAGCGTATTGCTAATTTGAGAAGCCAACCTGAAAAATGCATGCTGGTCCGATGGTCTGCTGAGATTAAGAGTGAATTTCCCGTAATTGTAGAAGTTGAAGTCCATAATAAACGAGGTTCATTAGCGGCGATGGCGATGTCAATTTCAGATGCAGAAGCAAATATTGATGACATAAGAATTACGGAACGAGATGGTCATCACTATCTTGTTACTTTTAAATTAATGGTTCAAAATCGAGTCCATCTTGCACATGTGATACGTTTACTCAGAAAGGTAAAACAGGTAGTGCATATTCGGAGAGGGAAATCACCTTAG
- a CDS encoding RidA family protein, with amino-acid sequence MKQIIRTHLAPKVIGTYSQAVKAGNTVYISGQIPLVTETMELISTDIRDQIKQVFENLSQITEAAGGNLSEIVRLTIYLTDITHFQSVNEIMSEYFEEPYPARVLIGVAALPKQSQVEVDAIMVLSD; translated from the coding sequence ATGAAGCAAATTATACGGACACATCTTGCGCCTAAAGTTATAGGGACTTATTCCCAGGCAGTTAAAGCAGGCAACACAGTTTATATTTCTGGCCAAATTCCTTTGGTTACGGAGACAATGGAGCTTATTTCCACTGATATCCGCGATCAAATTAAACAAGTTTTTGAAAACCTCTCGCAAATTACAGAAGCTGCTGGAGGTAATTTAAGTGAAATAGTTCGCCTAACTATTTATCTTACTGATATCACTCATTTCCAAAGTGTTAATGAAATTATGTCAGAGTATTTTGAGGAACCTTACCCTGCGCGAGTATTAATTGGTGTGGCTGCATTACCAAAGCAATCACAGGTAGAAGTTGACGCCATAATGGTTTTGAGTGATTAA